The sequence TCACAGCATGGTTTTCTGTAAGACCTTCTTTAGGGCCTCTTTCACATCCTTATTTTTCAAACTGTAGATGAGGGGATTCAGCATAGGGATCACCACGGTGTAAAAGACAGAGACAACCTTGTCCTGCTGCATTGAGTAGCTAGATGTTGGGCGCAAGTACATGAAAAGAATCGTGCCAAAGAATATGGTGACAGCAgtgaggtgggaggcacaggtggagaaggctttgtaCCTGCCTTCTGCTGAGGGCATTCTCAAGATGGTGATGAAGATGCACAGGTAGGAAATAAGGACAATAACAACACAGGTGATGACATTAAAACTGGAGGAAGCCATCGTGACAATGCCATTGATGTAGGTGTCAGAGCAAGAGATTTTAAGCAAGGGTGGAGTATCACAGTAGAAATGGTTGATTCGATTAGATCCACAAAAGGACAATCTAAAAGTCATCCCTGTATGGATGGCTCCATTCCCAAAGCCTGCAAGGAATGAGGTAGCCACTAGTATGAAGCAAATTCTCCCAGACATGAGAATGGGGTACCGCAGGGGGTTCCAAATGGCTGCGTAGCGGTCATATGCCATCATGGCCAACAGGAAGCACTCAGTCCCTAGGAAGGAGCCAAAGAAGTAGAACTGGGCAGCACATCCATTGAAAGTAATGGCCTTATCCTCAGTCACAAGATTCATCAGCATCTTGGGAGTCACAGAAGAGGAGTAGGAAGCATCAACAAAGGAGAGGCtgctgaggaagaagtacatgggaatGTGGAGACAGGAATCAATCATAATCAGCATGATCATCCCCAAATTGCCTACCATAGTAGCCATATAGATTAATAGAAACAATATAAAAAGGATAATTTGTAGATCTGAGTTGTCCGAGAGTCCTAAGAGAATAAAATCTGTGACTTCTGTTTGGTTCCCACCTTGAGTCTCTGTCAGATATCTTATCATTTGAGCTGTGGTAAGAGAGAAGACAGAACATTGTATTTTGTTGGATGAACACATAACAAGCTATAACATCTTTTCACTGGCATGTATACATGTGTACCTTATCAGAAGAGTGAAAAatcaaaagcatattaaaaactGTGCTAAACTTGACATTAATTCCAAAGAACTGCATCTGACTACAATGTATGCTGCCTACTAACTAATGTTTTCAAGCAAGTAACTTAGTAAACATTAACCAAAAACTAAAGTCCCTTCTGGCCTTAACCATTTGTTGAATAATAACAGGGAAATATCCTTAAGACGTAACTCTATTATTTGTGAAAAATTaattaatatgtaaatatatgttaTAGACAAAACTTCTGAAGAAATATGATAGAATTAATTCAGGCTACTGAATAGTCCTCCTGGTACTGATGAaatgaatacaaaatattaaaagtCAGTGAAAGAAATTAACAATGTTAAGGAAAAAACTTGAATCTCTGGGAACAGTGGGTAGTAAAAACTGATAAAATTGATGACAGCGAAAAACACAGAGGAGAGTCCCATGCATGATTCCAATCCTAGCCTAACTTCTCAGAGTCattatctagaaaaaaaaagtgtcagtaTACCCTGAGAATTTTCAATAATTCCCTCTAATATTAAGAgaattagactgtgagaaagaaGACATATATCAGATGAAAGTAATACAACTAGTCAAGGCAGTGTAAACTCCCATCCAACATCCATGTTgactggatcacaacagaaccaggAAACACCATCGACAGGGCTTGACATTTGCCACCCAACATAATGAATTGGAGGTAGTTTAAATGGATATAAATTCACTTCTGGAAAGGTGTAATAAATGTTAAAacaaggcataaaaaaaaaatctcgtaTACGTGCAAAGCCTGTATTTTCAAAAGGTTAGTCCCCAAATATTATAATAATTAATACAGAACAATTTACATCACATTAtatagtcagaaccaactcgacgacagcgggtttggtttttttgtttcataTCTATACTAGGTTTTTGAACttcaatgaataaaaaaagaattattcacttatctcaggaaaaaaaaaagcaagtcatccatatgggggaaaaaaatcagactaGCCTCTGACTCCTCCAGAATTTATTCCACACCAAaagaaaagggtggaatgtcagcAAAGGTCTGGATTAGACAGGAGGACCCAAGAATGTTATGTCCCAACAAGTTGTCATTTCAGCACAGaacaataaacagacaaaaaagatGATGTAGGAAGTCAGAAAATATTACACTCAGGAGCTCTTCTTAAAATAACTGATGATAAAATCTAGCAAACCAAGAACTAAATAGAAAAATACTGCTTAATAAACTAAACATTGAATCCACATAAATCTGTGAAAAGCGTGGCTGCAGAAGAGAATGTTGCTGTTATAAAGCTGAACACATCAAAaataatgatattaaaaaaattttttttttatacctaacaCAAAAAAAGGCAGCTGACAAATGCCACAGGgaatacccaaaaaccaaacgcgAGCGCTGTGGAGTtaattgtgactcacagcaactctgcaggacagcatagaactgccccacagggtttccaaggagtggctagtggatttgaaatgctgatcttttggctagcggCTGAGCTCTTCACCTTGCACCAAGGGAAGTACAGAAGTGCTAAATCATTTATGACTCACAGCAGGGAAATATTTGATATTGTCTAAAACTGAAATTTGGGACAAAGTAACAAAATACTTTTGCTAATATTGGGAATAAAGGATCTACTGAGCAAGGCTGGGGAGAAGGGTGGGCAAGAATTGGTTGTGTTTTCACAAACACTGTCATATACAGAAGCATCTATATGGTCTCCAACAAGTTTCCATTAGGATATAGGAGCATGataggctgtcttagttatctagtgctgctgtaagagaaataccacaaattaatgactctaaagaacagaaatgtattctcttacagttcctCACCTTTTGTAACTGCTTGAGTTCTATTTGCTTCTTTTGCTTGTTCCAGTTTAAGTATAAATTCACCGtaaaatacaaagcaaaaaaaaaaaaatacaaaattcctTATCTTAGATGAGACACTCACTCTAACTCCCCCAGGTTAAACAGGAGGCATAGATGGAACGGACTTTAAaggtcatctatttttttttttttttatcatattagacaggaaaaaagagaacCTTTACACTTTCCCCATTGTAATAGACTTACTCTACATTCAGTAAAATTCCCCTCTTTCCTGATTTTACTTTTCCTTAAAGAAAAGTATGAGAATTTTTATAACAATGCGAAACACATTTCAAAATATAGAGTACAGTAAATCCCCAAACAGTAAGTTCCAATTAATGTACAactcctaaccaaaaccaaaacttattaccatcaagtagatttcaactcatagcaacctatagggcagagtagaactgctccatagggttcctaaggagcagctggtggattccaacagctgaccCTTACTAGGAacaaaattcttcatcacaatccccTTCACTTactgcacatgcagcttttaaaccATCTACAAGGCTTTGagacttttcttgcactaaagtaaggctacaTAAGAACCcaatgtacctgttctgacttacctacaaatacagcttaaagacacacttaggaatgcATTGTATCTCGTTCTTAACCCACGGACTCCCTGTATATCACTGAAGTTCAGCTGTAATATTGTTGGCAATTATTTCCAACTGCAGAGGCTTCAGAGCAGACTCTGGAGTGAACATTCTGACTTACTTTAATTAGGATATGTTTCTTGTTCTTTGGTCTCTGGGGACAGCATATCTGATGTAATTTCATTGTAATCTACTCACTTCTCCCCTCTGAAACTAAGGAAACCACGTTTCTCTTTCTTAGTTCTCTCCTTCACCCTTGGGACACCCAGGCTCAGTGGAGAATGaatttttacttcaacatttccaatcaaatttaaatatttttctctaataACCCCTGGTGGCTGGTGGTCtgattctcttaaaaaaaaaaaaaaaactaaatctacAAAGTACAAGGTTAGTGCTATTTCTATAAGGACTCCATGTACATATAAGAGAATGTGCTATCTGGAGCATAACAAAGTGTCTCAGTGGAGGAGACATGTGGCAGTAGAGAGAACAAGGACAGTCTTAGCTTGGAATCCTGGCCCTCTGGCTCACTGATTGTGTGACTTGGGTGTTTCTCTAAATCTCACTATGTCTCAGCTTTTGTCATTTCCACATGGGAATACCAATGTCTATTTTATAAGGAAATAAAGTGAGTGCAAATTTTAGCTTAACCCCTAGGACACACAGAATATAAATAGAGTTTCTTCCATCTCCACATTCTTGCCCacatgctattgttgttaggtgccatcgagtccgtttcaactcatagcaaccctatgtacaacagaacaaaaagctgtcCAGAGCTCCACCATCCctgcaatcattgttatacttgagtccattgttgtagccactttgtcaatccatcttgttgaggttcttcatcttccttttttCAGTGACACTGTATCAGCCCACATAGAGTAGATTGAGACTTATCAAGTACTCCATTGCCCAAATGAATCTCCCATCTAAAGATTCAGAGAGTGAAACTAAAATAGGTTTTAATATCTAATGATCATTAAAATTATTCGTGTTGCTTTGAGAAGGCATTCCCTTTAATTAATTTCTCTCTCAGTACcatttaatcaatgcaatttaatCTAGATTCTgtggaaaaaaattaagagatgTCTTGCTTCATctccagaaattcagaaaatcctGTATTATTTTGGTTAAGCttagccctcttttttttttttttttttggtagtggtggtggaggacaggaaagaaagatagcCTGCAGGGAAAATACTATAAGTTCCTATCAACATAGAGTCCTTACATCCTGTGTTTCTTACCATGACCTAGCACTACCACATGAAGAAACTCACTCCAGTCTCTGGAGCTTCAGGATAAGtttcaaaataaacaaagaacCAATGTACGATTATAGCTTTAGTGTCATTCGAAGAGGCAACAGACAATGCTATATGTCTCTGGCACTCAGCTGGAAACCATCTCAACTTAGATTGATATGTGATTTCAAGGAACCATTCTGAGAATTCACACTGGACACAGGGTTGTAAGCTGGGTGACCTAAGGATGAAACATGGAAAATTAGGTTAAAATGAGACCCTTTATGGAGAACTTTGCCATCTAAAATCCAATAAActagcaacaaatatttattaagcaactaATAGAGAGAATCCTGGCTAAAAAAGATGTTACCtctaccctcaaggagcttacatgcATCAGAGGATGAggcagtgtcttaggctgagttctctagacaAGGAAAAGCAGTGAACCACATAtatagagagggaaagagagatttatatcagggaaatgACTCACGGGGCTGTAGGGCTGGAAAGTCCCATGTCCTTGGGTCAAGTAAGACGATTCTCTTGACTCACATAGCTctagggctgacaaacccaagatcagcaaacaAGCTGTTAAATCAAGTCTCAAGAACAGGTGGCAATATCCAGTATCCAGAATAAGCAAAGAGCAGTGAGGTTTGCCAAAAAGtccatatgtattggatgcaggccacacccccaaggaaactggctttcaactgattgctgctcatagcagatctcatcatggaggtaactacattattacatagctAGCAAACAAcatcctaactgccaaaccactgagaatcacggcccagccaggttaagacacaaccttaaccatcacaggcaacGTTATGAATAATGGAGAATCTGATGAGCCTGTCCTCCCCTGGTCATAAGGAGAGGAGACCAGGGGTAAGTAAAAATAGCAACTactatttattgttattattacttgtCTCTAGTCTCCTCTAGTTATGACCTGGGGGAGGAGAGGTCATTGTGAaccaggcaatcatatggtctactatctcaggaatgacaacttgaagagtaatGATGTTGTATTCAttctcaaagagaacatttcaatatctatgctgaactacaatgctgtcagtgataggataatatccacatacctagaagaaagaccagttaatacaattattattcaaatttacccaccaactttTAAGGctaaatatgaagaaactgaagatttaacCAACTTTTGCAGCCTGAAATGAACAAACATGCAACCaccatgcattgataattactgctgattggaatgagaaatctggaaacaaagaagaaggattggtagttggactATAAGGCCTTAATAATAGAAACAATGGCAGAGATCACTTGATTGAATTTTGCACAAACAATGagttcttcattgtaaatatcttttttaaacatcataaatggcaactatactcaTGCACCTAGAAAAATGGAAtctataggaatcaaatcaactgcatctatAGAAAGAAACAATGGGAAAGTTAAATATCATCCCTGAAAAAAAGACCAGGGcctgactgtggaacacaccaacCGTTGCtcaaagcaagttcaagttgaaactgaagaaaattagaacaagtccacgaaagccaaaatataaccttgagtatatcccacctgtatttgGAGGTCatacaaaaatagatttgatgtgtggAACACTAACAACCCAAGACCAGGTAAGCTGTGGAaaaacatcaaagacatcatatattaagaaagcaagaggtcattaaaaagacagcaaagaaagaaaagaccaaaatggattacAGAAGTgacactgaaacttgttcttgaatttcaagtagctaaagcaaaaggaagaaatgatgaagtaaaagagctgaacagagaatttcaagggcagctcgagaagacaaagtaaggtacaacaatgatgaatacaaagacctgaagttagaaaaccaaaagggaagaattacTGTAGTCATTTCTCAACcacaaagaacagaagaaaaacttcaagcctcaagttacaatattgaagggttctaaggggaaaatattaaacaacagaggaagcaacaaaagaagatggaaggaaaacacagagtcaccacaccaaaaaaaacctggttgacattcaaacatttcaagaggtagcacatgatcaggaattgaAGGTACCGaaagaagatgtccaagctgcattaAAGGCATTGggaaaacaagtctccagaaattgacagaataccaatggagatattTCACCTAGTggctgcagcactggaagtggtcactcatttagaccaagaaatttggaagacagttacctggccaacagactggaagagatccatatttatgcctattccaaagaaaggtgatctaaaaaattggttgacattcaaccatgtcaagaggtagcatataatcaggaactgatttcattttacttggaaccgcaatcaacagcaatgaaagcagtactcaagaaatcaaaagaagccttgcattggggaaatcagctgcaaaaactctttaaagatgtcaccatgaggactaaggtgcgcctgacccaagccaaggtgttttcaatcgcctcatatgcatgtgaatgttaaacaatgactaaggaaatcagaagaagaattggtacctttgaattgtggtgttgccaaggaatactgaatgtaccgtaGACtgacaaaataatgaacaaacctgccttggaagaagtacaaccagaatgctccttagaagcaggaaagCTGAGACTacgtgttacatactttggacatgttatcaggaggaatcagtctctggagaaggacatcttgcttggcaaagcagagggtcattaaaaaagaggaggaccct comes from Elephas maximus indicus isolate mEleMax1 chromosome 7, mEleMax1 primary haplotype, whole genome shotgun sequence and encodes:
- the LOC126079720 gene encoding olfactory receptor 5AP2-like, whose translation is MIRYLTETQGGNQTEVTDFILLGLSDNSDLQIILFILFLLIYMATMVGNLGMIMLIMIDSCLHIPMYFFLSSLSFVDASYSSSVTPKMLMNLVTEDKAITFNGCAAQFYFFGSFLGTECFLLAMMAYDRYAAIWNPLRYPILMSGRICFILVATSFLAGFGNGAIHTGMTFRLSFCGSNRINHFYCDTPPLLKISCSDTYINGIVTMASSSFNVITCVVIVLISYLCIFITILRMPSAEGRYKAFSTCASHLTAVTIFFGTILFMYLRPTSSYSMQQDKVVSVFYTVVIPMLNPLIYSLKNKDVKEALKKVLQKTML